TAAAATTGGGTTCATTTCTACCCGGGGAATTGTCCCCGCGGCCCATGCTTGCACCGCCTGAGCGTGACCCATTTCTCCCCCTCCGGCGGTAACATAGGCATTAAGGGCCATATTCTGACCTTTAAAGGGTGTTACCTGCCAACCTTTCCGGTTGAATAAACGACATAAAGCCGCAGTTAAAAAAGATTTACCCGCGTGGGAGGTTGTCCCCACTACCATAATTGCTTTCATCTAGTTTTTTTATTGAGTATTTTCAGTGAACAGTAATCGGTAAACAGTAATCAGTTGATACTAAATCCGTTGAGTATATGCTACTTATAAGGACAGGCACTCATGCAAGAGGCTAATAACTGAAAACTCACATCTGATAACTGATAACTGATAACTGACTCCCGACTCCTGACACCATTAAAAAGAAAACCAACGTTGCAGAGCATTTAAAAATCTTTGCCAGAAAGTGGGTTGAGGGAAAAGGTCCCCTTGGGGTTGCCATTTTTCTATTAATTTCCTCCCCAAAGGAGTGAGACGAAAACTATCGGTTATCCCCTGTCCATCTACTTCTCGCCGCAAAATTCCCACTTTAATCAACCAGAGAAGATAGCTTTCCGCTGCTGCTTCCGTCAGCAGTCTGGAAGTATAACCTTTTTCTAAACCTCCAGCACCCGGAATGCTTAAAAGTGATACACTTCGCTCCAGCATAGCCGCAAATAAGGTGACACGGAAAGGAGAACAACAGAGGGCGCGTTGGGCCCTAGTGATGGTAGCATCAGGATAATTGATGGCGGTAACGGTGGGAGTCGATAGGCTCATAGATTCCAGTCGTTTAGCTATTGATAAACTCATTGTTACATTAATTCTGTCTCAACCCCTGTCAACCCCAATCATCGATAGAATAGGGATGAAGTGTTAAGTAGCTTGAGTGTTTATGCAGTCTCCCGAACCGTTCGATACTAAATATACCCCAGAGGAAGTGGAAGTGGAAATCGAAACCGACGATTTTTCCCCCGTTGATACCCCGGTTAGTTTCGCTGCCACCCTCGAAAAAGTGAAAACTTGGTACGGCAGCCTGTCCACACCGGCACAGGTAGTCGTAGCAGTGGCGGGGGTTTTTGTGGCTCTTTCGATTTTAACGGCGATTTTACGGCTAGTTAGCGCAGTTTTAAGCGCTTTAATCCTCGCTGCTATCGTTTATCTCATCTATCGTTACATCCTCAAACCGAAAGTTTAGTCGGCTATGCACATTTTCTGTTCAATGTCAAGAGTTTAATTGATAAAAAAAATTTATGGAAGAAGCGGACACCAGAGATATCTTAGGGGAAAATGTGGCTAAGTTGGGATTGGCCCAGATTCAGCGTCATCTATTTCTCTGCTGCGATCAGACTAAGCCAAAATGCTGTGACAAGCAAGAAGGGTTAGAAGTGTGGGATTATTTAAAGAAGCGGTTAAGTGAATTACAACTCGATCGCCCTAGCGCCGACCGTCCGGGTTGTGTTTTTCGCACTAAAGCCAACTGTTTGCGGGTTTGTAGCCAGGGACCGATTTTATTAGTGTACCCGGAAGGGGTCTGGTATGGAAGGGTAAACAAGGAAGCGATCGAAAGAATTATCCAAGAACACCTAATCGGTAATCAAATCGTCACCGAATATGCCTTCCTTCGCCACGATTTACCGGCAATTTCTCTGAACTGTCCAGAAGAAGAACCCGAAACAATAGAGGAAAACAGCGTTAAAACTAACTGAAACACAATTAACTACACATATCTAACTACCTGTTGCCTCTTGCCTATCGATCCTTTGTCCGTCTCCATTCCCCCAACCCTGCAGCGTGGAAAATAGCGATGAAAGAGATCAACAAAGACAACAAACAACTTTTACTCATCGACGATGACCCAAATTTAATACTTTTGGTGAAGGATTATCTAGAGTTTCGTGGTTATAGGGTGACAACCGCAGAAAACGGTCCCGAGGCCCTAGAAATCCTCGAACGCGGGGCAAATACTGCCAAAGCAAGGGAAATCCCCGATATGATTATCTGTGATCTGATCATGCCGGAAATGGACGGTTATGCCTTCCTCGAAAAAATTCGTCAGGACAGTCGTTTTAGTGGCATTCCCGTGATCTTTCTCTCCCCTGAGGGGGACAGTCAGGACAAGGTAACAGGTGTAACCGCCGAGGCCGATTTTTATATGGTCAACCCCTTTGAACCAGAAGAATTAGTGGCCCGGGTGGAGTCTTTCCTCAAACAAGCAGGCCGGTTGCCGAAACGCACCTCCCGCCACCATTCCTCGGATGTCACCCCTGTTCAAGTCCAGGGTAATGTGGAATTAACCCCAACGGAGTTAAAAGTAGTACAATTGGTCGCCCAGGGCCTGGCTAATCGGGAAATCGCCGCAAAATTCAATGTTAGTCAACGGACAATCGAAAGTCATGTGTCGAATATGCTTCATAAAACCGGTCTTCATAATCGCACGGAATTGACCCAATGGGCGATCGAAAGTAATAAGCTGTTCACTATCTAGAGCTTGCTGAAAAACTTTTTTAGCATACCCTCAATAGTCAACAGCTTATCAGGGGTTAGGTCAGGTGATTGTCAACTCACCTTTTTTTGGCATTAAAAATCCCTGAGATTGTCCTGGGCTGCTAGTTGCGATCGCTCTTTTTCCATGGACAATTCCGTTTCCAATTCTTTGCTGAGGAAATAGTTGAGGAAAGTTCGGATAATAGCGATGAGGGCGAGTTGTGCCAAGGCTTCTATAGTAGGTGTGACGGTGGTAGCCACGATGTCTCCACCTAACTGAAACTCTAGGGCTAAAGATAGCCAAGTACCGAAACGAATGCGAATTTGATTGAAGGAAAAAGGGGGAAGACTGCGACGGTGACGATGAGACTGCCAAGCTAATTGTAGGGTTTTAATTAATCCGATCACCACACAAGCGATCGAAATACTTTCTAGGCAAAACTTGATGATTGCCACCGCAGAGATCAAGCCTGTTTCTAACGTTGCTAAAAATTCCATACCCAACAGATATCCTCTTATGGGATTATCCGATAAACCGACCTACCATCTAAGGAAGTTTCTCCAATGGCAGTTAGAACAGGTTTCTCGCCTGTTCTAACCTCTGACTGACTTAAGCCGGTCTTCCCTCCACCACCTTATCGATTAAACCGTAGGCGACAGCTTCCTCGGCGGAGAGGAAATAATCGCGGTCCGTGTCTTTTTCGATGCGTTCGATGGTTTGTCCGGTGCGATTAGCCATAATTTCGTTTAATTGCTGGCGAATACGCAGGATTTCCTTAGCTTCAATGTCGATATCCGTCGCTTGCCGGCGCCCAGTTCCGCCCATGGGTTGGTGAATCATAATCCGCGCATGGGGAAGGGCGAGACGCTTACCCGGACTACCGGAAGCCAGTAAAAATGCCCCCATGGAGGCCGCTAATCCCACACAGATAGTCACCACTTCCGCTTTGATGTACTGCATGGTGTCGTAGATGGCCATACCGGCGGTAACGGAACCCCCCGGCGAGTTGATATAGAGATAGATGGGTTTAGTGGGATCTTCCGAGTCGAGATAAAGCATTTGGGCCACAAGGGCATTGGCTAACCCGTCGGTGACTTCTTGCCCCAGAAAAAGAATGCGTTCCACCGAAAGACGGCTGTAAATGCTAATCCACTGTTCGTATTGGCTACCCGGCAGACGGTAGGGAACTTTTGGCACACCGATAGGCATAATTGGTAACAACTCCTGCTAATTTGTAATAAATCTTAACTAACTTGGGCGAGGGGTTTTGGTAGTTCCTTGCGACTTTCGAGAACGCGATCGATTAATCCGTAGTCTTTCGCCTGTTGTGGGGTGAGATAGAAGGTGCGATCCATATCTTTCGCCAGTTTTTCGGTGGTTTGACCCGTATTTTTCGAGAAAATTTCCAACATCGTCTGTTTGTTGGCGATTACCTCCTTGGCACGAATCTGGATATCGGTGGCTTGTCCCTGGGCCCCGGTGCGATTTTGGTTGAGAACAATGGTAGCGTGGGGTAAGGAGGCGCGAAAACCCTTGGTTCCTGCGGAAAGAATCATCGCGGCAGTTCCCATGGCCTGTCCGATACAGATAGTATGAACGGGAGGTTTAATGTAGTTGAGGGTGTCACAGATGGCGAAAGCTTCGGTTTCGTAGCCGATCGCGTCGCCAGTGTACCAGGATGTGCCGGTAGAGTTGATATAGAAGAAAATCGGTTTTTCGGGATCGTCAAATTGCAGGTAGAGCAGTTGGGCGATAATTAATTCCGTCACGTCCACCCCGACATTGCGCTTGACATCATCGGAGGAAAATAAAGGCAACCCCAGATAGACAATTCTCTCTTTGAGCAGGAGAGATTCTAAGTCTGGTGGTGGTGTCCGATAGGCTGCATCCCCATAATAGGCAGTTTGTACCGCTTTAATCACTGAGTTCATCGAGTTTTTCCGTCATACACAGTATCCTGCTTTTGATTTTAACGTAATCAGGTTGACCGATCGGCAAAAGTGTAGCGGTGGTTTGCCTTCTCCCTGCTTTAACAACTTCTGCTGTTCACCAGTAGTAACAAGCAGATTTCTAGTCGATAATTAGGGCAATTTTCCCCGTCACCGAACCAGTTTCTAGCAATTGATGGGCGCTGATAGCTGCCGCTAAAGGGAAGGTTTGGGAGAGATGAATGGTTAACTTTTTCTCGTCAATTAAACGCGCCCCTTGTCTGAGAATTTCTGTTTGATATTTTTGCGCTTCTGGCAGTCCCATCAAAGCCGGGGTTAACATTAATTCTAAACTAATCCGCAAATTGCGATCGCGGGCTTCCTTCCAGCTGCCCGTAGGTTCCAAAATCGTCACCATATCGCCGTACACTCGCACCGCTCGGCAAGTTTGCCTAAAAGTTTCCCCTCCCACCGTATCAAAAGCGATATCTACTCCTTTCCCTGCGGTTTCTTGAAGTATCGCCGCGACAAAATCGGTTTGTTTGTATAAAATCGGGTAATCTGCCCCTAATTGCCGCACTAAACGCTCTTTATCGCTATTTCCCACCGTTGTATAAACTTTAGCCCCTTTCAGTTTCGCCAATTGAATCGCAACATGACCAACACCCCCGGCCCCGCCATGGATAAGTACGCTTTGTCCCGACTGAAGACGGGCGCGATCGTAGAGTGCTTCCCAAGCGGTGATTAAAACCAAAGGTACAGCGGCCGCCTCAGCAAAAGAAAGAGATTTCGGCTTGTGAGCCAGATAATCCGCCTCGATTAGGGCATATTCAGCATAATTTCCCGTGCCAGCCCTGCCCAGTCCGCCGCTACAAAAGTACACTTCATCCCCGGGGCGAAAATCCTGCACCGCCGACCCAACGGCCTCGACAATTCCCGCCCCGTCACAGCCCAAAATGGCTGGCATTTGCTCGGGGTAAAAAGTGCCGCGTTTACGAATTTTTGTATCAATAGGGTTGACACCAGCCGCTTTTAATGCTACTAAAACCTGATGCGGTTGACTAATTTTCGGGGTGGGGACTTGCTGAAGTTGCAGCACATCCACGGCGGTCATGAGGATAGCTTTCATTCTATCTATTCGGGATTAACCCACATTAACGTCTGGCCAAATTCTACCGGTTCACCGTTAGCGACGGCGATTTCGACGATTTGCCCGGCCACTTCCGCTTCGATTTCGTTCATCAACTTCATCGCTTCGATGATACAGACCGTTTGTCCGACCCGGACTCGATCGTTTTTTTCCACGAAAGAGGGTTCATCGGGAGCGGGAGCGCGATAAAAAGTGCCGACCATGGGAGAGGTAATCGCCAGCCATTTTTTATCAATAGCGGCGGCCGCGGGTTCGGGAGTGGGGGTTTCTGGGGCCGGGGTGGGACTGGCGGCTACCACTGGAGGGGCGACCGGGGCCGTCACCACCGGCAAGGGAGCGGGGAGAGGCCCAAGGGCAGTATTAACGGTTTCTTTGCGGATATTTAGCTCCAAATCTGCACTTTTTAGGCTAAATTCACTGATATCCGTTGCTGCCAATGTTTTGATCAGTTCTCGAATTTCGTTGTAATCAATAGTCACCGCTCTGAAATCCCCTCGCAAATAAAAAGCAACAAATCCAAATTCGCACCCACCAAACCGCCGATTTTTCCCATCTAGCGGCTAAGTTTTGGGAAACAGGCTCAGAAACACTGGCTTTAGTCCTAAACCCGTCCCTAAGCCCTCATTTCTGGGCTTCTCATCACAATTATTCCCGTCCCAGATAGGAACCATCCCTGGTATCCACTTTAATCCTTTCACCGATGGAAATAAACAGGGGAACCATCACCTGCGCTCCCGTTTCTACGATCGCCGGTTTCGTGCCACCGGTGGCCGTATCTCCCTTGACTCCCGGATCCGTATCGGTGATTTCCAAGATTACCGAGGTGGGCAATTCCACATCTAACACTTGCTCATTCCAAAAGAGAATATTAACTTCCATTCCCTCTTTCAGATACTTGGCTTGATCGCCCATCTGTGCCGGGGTGAGAGTTGCTTCCTCAAAAGTCTCCATGTCCATAAAGACAAACTGATCGCCTTCTTTGTAGGTGTGCTGCATGGTGCGCTTTTCGATCGTGGCTGAGGGCAAGGTTTCCCCCGCCCGGAACGTCCGTTCTACCACGTTGCCGGTCTGGACATTTTTTAACTTGGTTCGCACGAAGGCCGATCCCTTACCCGGTTTGACGTGCAGGAATTCCACCACCCGCCAGACAGAGCCATCGATCTGGATGGTTGTGCCACTCCGAAAGTCGTTACTCGAAATCATGAAATGCTGTTTAGGCCAAGAAAGATCAACATTCCATTTTACATACTCGCCGTACCGAAAAAAACTTTTTTATGGGAATTTGTCTGAATTGAAGCGCGGTGGACTAACCTAGGGGCAGCAGCTAAAAGTAAGTTAGAATTAATTGACTGACTGACATCTGAGAAGCGATATCAACCATGACGGGTGTGGACTTACAGCAATTATTACTAGAAAAATGGGGTCGTTCCTACGATATCCAGCTACGACGCATCAAAGATAAGGTTCATGTCCAGGTAATGTGGAAATATCTCGAACAAGCTTCTTTTCCCCTCTCCGAGTCTGAATATCTGGAACATCTCAATGCGATCGCTAATTATCTCCACGAATGGGGTGGTGTTAGTCAATTTCAAGCTTTTATCCGCGAAACCCGCGAGCGTCCCCGTCTCGGTAAAGCGGTTAGTCTGCCCCTAGACCTAGGTGAAAGGGCATCGGAATGGCTGCTCAGTGATCAGTGATCAGTTATTACAATTACATCATCGAAATTTGTGGGTATTATTCAAATATACTAGCATTACTGGGATGATTGGATTTTACTAACATTGAGAATACTTAAACCAATGATCTTATCCGCTTGATAACGAATAATCACATCATTATCTGTTAATTCGCTATCATCCGCAGGTAAAGATGGTTGATAAAAATTAATATACAAAATATCTGCTTTTGCATCATAAGCTGTCCAAAAATCTTGCTGAGGCAGAGCGTGAATCATCTTGGCGAAGTTAAGATAAGATTGAATATTAATGCTAGTTATGGCCATATTTGTTTCCTCTTGGTTAATTCACAAAGAAGACGGGTTAAATAAGCAGTAATAATAAATCCCTCATCTAATAATTCTCGATAAACAACGATTAGATATTTTCCAGAAACTATTTGTTTAACTGCCAACAATTCCTGCTGGTTTCCTACTAGGATTTTCTCAGGATAGCGGATGGTTTCCAATATCTCCGCTTGATACGATACTAATTCACTATGTCCACTGATAATGTGTTTCCATCTCTCCTCTGTCAGACGAATTAAAACCCCATTCTGAGAAGTTGTATGGAGATTCATAGGTTCCGATTTAGTGCAAATAGACCTTTAAACCACACTTTCAACCTGATGAACCTTATTCCACCGTGACACTTTTGGCTAAATTGCGCGGCTGATCCACGTCTAAACCGCGACGAGCCGCGATATGATAGGAGAGCAATTGTAGGGGAATTACCGTTAAAATTGGCGATAATAATTCCTCAACTTCTGGCACATACAACAAATCATTAAAGACTTTTGGTGCTTCCGTATCGCTATCGGCAACTACTCCCAATAATCGCGCATCCCTTGCTTTTGCTTCCTGTGCATTGGAGAGAACTTTATCATAAACTACCCCCGGCATCGCAATCGCTACTACGGGAACTTTTGCATCTAAAAGCGCGATTGGTCCGTGTTTCATTTCTCCGGCTGGATAGCCTTCGGCATGAATATAACTGATTTCTTTGAGTTTTAAGGCCCCTTCTAAGGCAATGGGGAAATTAATCCCCCGTCCCAAGAAAATAAAGTCTTGGGTGTCATTAAATTCATGGGCCAATTCTTCGATCGCTTTTTCCTGTTTTTCTAAGACAGTTTCGATCAACCTTGGCAGCGATCGCATTTGATTAATAATTTGCTCGATTCTCTCTAAAGACAAAGTTTGACGACGATAGGATAAATCCAAAGCTAAGAGATAAAAACCCAATAACTGGGCGGTAAAACTCTTAGTTGCGGCCACCCCGATTTCGATCCCCGCTTGGGTATTAATAATCTGATCGACCATTTGTGCTAGGGTACTTTCGGGGCGATTAGTAATCCCGATAATCCGGGCCTGATATTTTTTTCCTAATCCTAAACGACGCTGTTTTTCTGTTTCCAACGCCGCTAAAGTGTCGGCTGTTTCCCCCGATTGCGTCACCCCGATGGTTAAAGTATTGGGCATCAGGGGGGTGGGTGCATAGCGAAATTCCGAGGCGTACTGTACTCTTGTGGGAATACCTGCCAACTGCTCAATCAAGTATTTACCGACT
This portion of the Microcystis aeruginosa NIES-2549 genome encodes:
- a CDS encoding ATP-dependent Clp protease proteolytic subunit gives rise to the protein MNSVIKAVQTAYYGDAAYRTPPPDLESLLLKERIVYLGLPLFSSDDVKRNVGVDVTELIIAQLLYLQFDDPEKPIFFYINSTGTSWYTGDAIGYETEAFAICDTLNYIKPPVHTICIGQAMGTAAMILSAGTKGFRASLPHATIVLNQNRTGAQGQATDIQIRAKEVIANKQTMLEIFSKNTGQTTEKLAKDMDRTFYLTPQQAKDYGLIDRVLESRKELPKPLAQVS
- a CDS encoding Npun_F0494 family protein, whose product is MSLSTPTVTAINYPDATITRAQRALCCSPFRVTLFAAMLERSVSLLSIPGAGGLEKGYTSRLLTEAAAESYLLWLIKVGILRREVDGQGITDSFRLTPLGRKLIEKWQPQGDLFPQPTFWQRFLNALQRWFSF
- a CDS encoding DUF3067 family protein produces the protein MTGVDLQQLLLEKWGRSYDIQLRRIKDKVHVQVMWKYLEQASFPLSESEYLEHLNAIANYLHEWGGVSQFQAFIRETRERPRLGKAVSLPLDLGERASEWLLSDQ
- a CDS encoding DUF1622 domain-containing protein, producing the protein MEFLATLETGLISAVAIIKFCLESISIACVVIGLIKTLQLAWQSHRHRRSLPPFSFNQIRIRFGTWLSLALEFQLGGDIVATTVTPTIEALAQLALIAIIRTFLNYFLSKELETELSMEKERSQLAAQDNLRDF
- the efp gene encoding elongation factor P, whose product is MISSNDFRSGTTIQIDGSVWRVVEFLHVKPGKGSAFVRTKLKNVQTGNVVERTFRAGETLPSATIEKRTMQHTYKEGDQFVFMDMETFEEATLTPAQMGDQAKYLKEGMEVNILFWNEQVLDVELPTSVILEITDTDPGVKGDTATGGTKPAIVETGAQVMVPLFISIGERIKVDTRDGSYLGRE
- a CDS encoding ATP-dependent Clp protease proteolytic subunit — protein: MPIGVPKVPYRLPGSQYEQWISIYSRLSVERILFLGQEVTDGLANALVAQMLYLDSEDPTKPIYLYINSPGGSVTAGMAIYDTMQYIKAEVVTICVGLAASMGAFLLASGSPGKRLALPHARIMIHQPMGGTGRRQATDIDIEAKEILRIRQQLNEIMANRTGQTIERIEKDTDRDYFLSAEEAVAYGLIDKVVEGRPA
- a CDS encoding (2Fe-2S) ferredoxin domain-containing protein, with the translated sequence MEEADTRDILGENVAKLGLAQIQRHLFLCCDQTKPKCCDKQEGLEVWDYLKKRLSELQLDRPSADRPGCVFRTKANCLRVCSQGPILLVYPEGVWYGRVNKEAIERIIQEHLIGNQIVTEYAFLRHDLPAISLNCPEEEPETIEENSVKTN
- a CDS encoding zinc-dependent alcohol dehydrogenase family protein; this encodes MKAILMTAVDVLQLQQVPTPKISQPHQVLVALKAAGVNPIDTKIRKRGTFYPEQMPAILGCDGAGIVEAVGSAVQDFRPGDEVYFCSGGLGRAGTGNYAEYALIEADYLAHKPKSLSFAEAAAVPLVLITAWEALYDRARLQSGQSVLIHGGAGGVGHVAIQLAKLKGAKVYTTVGNSDKERLVRQLGADYPILYKQTDFVAAILQETAGKGVDIAFDTVGGETFRQTCRAVRVYGDMVTILEPTGSWKEARDRNLRISLELMLTPALMGLPEAQKYQTEILRQGARLIDEKKLTIHLSQTFPLAAAISAHQLLETGSVTGKIALIID
- the accB gene encoding acetyl-CoA carboxylase biotin carboxyl carrier protein — encoded protein: MTIDYNEIRELIKTLAATDISEFSLKSADLELNIRKETVNTALGPLPAPLPVVTAPVAPPVVAASPTPAPETPTPEPAAAAIDKKWLAITSPMVGTFYRAPAPDEPSFVEKNDRVRVGQTVCIIEAMKLMNEIEAEVAGQIVEIAVANGEPVEFGQTLMWVNPE
- a CDS encoding response regulator transcription factor — translated: MKEINKDNKQLLLIDDDPNLILLVKDYLEFRGYRVTTAENGPEALEILERGANTAKAREIPDMIICDLIMPEMDGYAFLEKIRQDSRFSGIPVIFLSPEGDSQDKVTGVTAEADFYMVNPFEPEELVARVESFLKQAGRLPKRTSRHHSSDVTPVQVQGNVELTPTELKVVQLVAQGLANREIAAKFNVSQRTIESHVSNMLHKTGLHNRTELTQWAIESNKLFTI
- a CDS encoding DUF2283 domain-containing protein; protein product: MAITSINIQSYLNFAKMIHALPQQDFWTAYDAKADILYINFYQPSLPADDSELTDNDVIIRYQADKIIGLSILNVSKIQSSQ